A segment of the Marinomonas posidonica IVIA-Po-181 genome:
AACGAGCTGATTTGGCGGTCATTGGTGACAGCGAGGAATTATTGGCAGAGCTGATTCGTTTGGCTCAAGTTCGCACAGGTAAGGTGTTGACGACTGAAATACCTTCCCCAAATGAGGAGACAAGTCATGTTGCTTAAACCATCATCTATGCCATCTGATGAGGCAAAATACAAAGCATTGGTTTGTGTGTCGATTGGTCAGCACCCACAGTCTGGTCGTGAGCGTCGTGCTGATCAGGACGGTCGAGCGGTGGAAATGGGACTGAATTTACAAGGTCGTCAGTTAGTGGATTTGTCTGTTGTCCATGCAGGTCAAGCCACGTCACCGGTATTACGACAATACGCTGGTATGGGACTGTCCTGTATGACGGTGTTATCACAGCATCAAGGGGATGATGCTTTATCGGCTATGCTCGATTATGTAAAAGATCAGCAAGCCGACTTTTTGCTGATGGGGACCCGTTCTGAAACTGGCGAATCTTCAGGCCTATTGCCCTATTTGTTAGCGGAAAAGCTAGGTTGGCCTTTGGTGCCAAGGATTGCGGAAATCCAATCTATTGAAAAGGGTGTGGCACAAATTTTGCTCGCGTTACCGAGAGGGCAAAGGCGCTCTGTGGCGGTTTCTTTGCCTTTTGTTGCGACGGTTGATAATGCGGCAACAGCCGCAAGACAGACGGCATTTGGTCCTGGTATGAGAGCCAACATTGAGGTTGTCGAAAGCCTGTCTGCTATCGATCAAGAAGCCAGTGAATGGCAATTCCAACCCGCAAAAGCCAGATCTAAGCGGAT
Coding sequences within it:
- a CDS encoding electron transfer flavoprotein subunit beta yields the protein MLLKPSSMPSDEAKYKALVCVSIGQHPQSGRERRADQDGRAVEMGLNLQGRQLVDLSVVHAGQATSPVLRQYAGMGLSCMTVLSQHQGDDALSAMLDYVKDQQADFLLMGTRSETGESSGLLPYLLAEKLGWPLVPRIAEIQSIEKGVAQILLALPRGQRRSVAVSLPFVATVDNAATAARQTAFGPGMRANIEVVESLSAIDQEASEWQFQPAKARSKRMKVVKAKSAADRFKAATAKAAGGGGKVMKNESVEEKANAIFDFLLEEKVIR